The sequence GCTGGTAATCACTGTACCATcctgacggcggcggcggcgatgccCCGGCCCCACTGGTCGTGCGCGAGGGCGTAGCCGAGGTTGGCCCTGCGACCGCCCTCGTCGGCGTACGGCCACACGGACACCTGCCCCACGGGCACGTCGCCGAAGCAGACGGCGCGGAACCACGGGTGGCCCAGCACGGTGTCCCTGATCTGCGCCACGGCCTGCTCTCGGGTGGCGCAGAGCGGCCGCTTCAGGTGCCGCATCACGCGGTCGTCCGACGCCCACGCCATGAAGGCGTCCGCGTCCGCCAGGCCCAGCGCCCGGAGCGACACCACCGGCGCGTGGTGTCCTCCGTCCCGTCGCTGCCCGTGCACGTCGTCGCCGTCGGCGGCCGGCTCCATCGCCGTGTGATGATCGACTCTGGCTGAGCTTAGCTTTGCCGCCCGGCCCCAGGCAGGCGTGCGCGTGCGCATCGATAGGTGCGACTTTGACGTGTCGCGGCCAATTGGTCGGTCATTCGGATAAGAACGCGACAGCACGAGTAATTAACAATGCTGCGCGCGCTACTGGATTATCTTGTCTCGCAGTTCTTTCGACTTTCAGTTCGTTCATACGGTGTGGTACGGCTGTTCATTTTTACGTGACGTATGCGCAGCAGCGGAAGTCTAGCAATATCATAGTATCGCAGCGCAGCCCATCATGTACGGCCCATTGGGCTGGTTCTGCTGCTTGCCGACGGTCCATCCCTACAGCCAGCCAGCCAGGGCAAACCGGCAAAACCCCAACGCAGGAGCAACACAGCGTCGCCGGCGGCGATGGATCCCCTCTCCGTGCTCCGCGACTACGCTGGCCGCAACGAGCTGGACAAGATCATCTTCTCCGGCGACGAGATCCACTTCGGCTCTGACTACACCTTCCCGGCTTCCACCCCCACCGCCTTCGCCTCCAAGCAGTCAGGTCGCCCCTACCCGCTCTCCGCTGCCGTCTTCCTCGCGCAGCACCACGACCTCAAGCACACCGACTTCATCCAGGCCGCGCGCCTCCGCCGCATCCCGCCCGTATCGCTCCCCGACCGCAAGACCTTCCTCGACTTCCTCCGCTTCGGCCACAACTCCCTCCCCTCCGCCGACCCGCTCCTCCCCTCCGCCTTCCAGCCGCAGGAGCCCCACCTCCATCCGCCCTCGCCTCCGCCGGAGGACCCCGCAGCTACCGAAGAGGCCACCACGGGAAAGCAAATCCGCGCGCTCGAGCGGCCCTTCAAGGACCGCAACTCAATCCTCGACGCCCGCGGCCGCGACTTTCTCGCCGTCTTCCATGCCGCCGTGCGCCGCCAGGACGAGCAGCTCAAGGGCGGCGGCAAGGATGCGGCGCCCTCTTCCCGCCCCAACTCTGGCTCCGTCGCTGCAGCCCTGGCCAAGCCCAAGGTGCTGGACAGGTCCCTGGGCGACGGCGTCGTGCCCATCATCCTTGTGCCCAGCGCCTCGCAGACGCTGATTACGATCTATAACGTCAAGGAGTTCCTCGAGGACGGGGTGTTCGTGCCCAGCGAGGAGAGGATGCGGGCGACCAAGGGAGGGAAGCCGGAGAGCGTCACGGTgcagaagaagctgattcgtacGGAGAGAGCTGGCGGCGCTGGGGGTGCCGTCTCCTTCGAGGTTAGGGACAAGCCGGCTTCGCTCAAGTCAGACGATTGGGGGCGGGTGGTGGCCGTGTTTGTGCTCGGCAAGGAGTGGCAGTTCAAAGACTGGCCCTTCAAGGACCATGTAGAGATCTTCAACAGAGGTGTGCCTCTTACTCCTTTATTTTACATATGCATCTTCAATATGTTTTTGACATGGTCGTGTAGCTTCATTATGGTTTACGTTTGTAGCTTCATTTGCCAGGTAGAATGTTTTATCCGTATTACAGGATATGATTGCTTTGCTGTCATTGTTTAGGAGCTCATCTTCGGACCACTTACCTTCTTATCACAAATGAGTTGAAAGATATGTCAGTAGTGGCTTTGAGCAGCATATACTAGTCATGCTTATTAAGGCGTCGCTAAATGATAAGGCGAGCTTAAGCGTTAAGGCGTCCTGGTCGCCTTGCCCACGCCCTTAAGGCCTCACAAGGTGTCCGTGGGGGCGTCTGTAGGGTGACGCCTTAGTCATAGGGTAGGGTTTGGGAGGAGACATAAGTTTACCAGGACGATTGGACAAATCTCTATCTGCTATTGCGTACTCATTGGAGGCGGCACGGGGAAAAACAGAGCAGGGTGGCGACGCACGGGTTCTGCCTCTCTGTTCCAGGCGCAGGATAatgccttttgctctctcccttgCTTTTTGCCTTCTCTCTATTCTTCCTTCCTCTACTCCCTTTCTGAAAATAGATGCTTGGTGACTTGCAGTGGCGAAGCTAGAGCAAATATATGGGGGGTGCACCTCCCTTGTGGGTGCATAAGGATGAGATATAGGTGATGCATATATGGTGGAAATTTAACTATTATAACTAATATTTGGATTTATGGGGGGTGCATGTGCATCCACAAGCTAACATGTAGCTTCGCCCCTGGTGACTTGGTCCTATTTTGTAGTTGTTGTCTTGCTGAAGTTCTAGAAAAGTGAACATGGAGAGTGCCAGCTGTGTTGGTGCTCCGGTTGATGTTGGTGCTCCGGTTGATGTTAGTGCATATGACCCTATGACTGATCCAAAGCGGAGACCAAAGTTTAATGATCCCAGCTGGAACTATGGCTATTGGATAGAAATTGAGAAACAAGATATGGTCACATTCAACCTTTGCAAGATCGTGACAACTGGAGGAATAAAAAACATagttattaaggcggtaaggcgaCCAACCCCCTTTTTATCTTTTAGACGGTAAAGCGTAAGGTGAGGCGACGCcttaataatatatatatatatatataaatgtataaattagactatatatatatatcactaaTTTAAAGTTTGAAAGAACAAGGCGAGAAGACGCTTTAGTGACACCTTAATTACTAGGATCAAAAGGTTGAAAGAACATCTTGTGGGTGGTTTTGCGGAAACATTAATGTGCTCTAAGACTACAACTGAAATTAGTAAAGAAATGCAAACATATTTGGCCAAGAATAAGAGACGCAAACCTATTGTCATTGATGATGATGGTGTTCAGGGCCAGGGGCAGCAGGATTCCACCACTTCTGTTCATAAACCTAGCTTGGGGACAACCTCTAGAAGGAAGAGAACTGCATTTCAGTTTAGGCAAACGTTGAAGGCTAAGTGCTCTTGCATGTGTGTATATTTCAAAAATAAAAGCCCCCTTTTCAGCCTCTTGCCCCGATGGACTATCTTCCTTTGGTTCTGGCATTTCCTAGTTAGCCCGAAGCGGCCAAACGTTGAAGGCTAAGTGCCCTTGCATAAGATTTTTGGTACCTAGGCTATGTAGCTGCACACCGTGTTAAAAGCTACAAGGGTAGCTTGAGCTTCGTCATTCATAACACATGCCGACCTCTTTATGCCGAAGTGTGGTTTTATAGGTATCTGGATTATATCTCTTATATCCTCTCTCTATTCTCAAGATtattctttacatagaaccattcccttGTCCAAGCATTCAACCATTTGATTCGGCATGCCATGGCAGGATATCGAGCATCTTTCCAGTATGCGAAGTTGTAGCAGTCGAAGTTGTTGTGTTCCTGCTCCGTCCCATTTGCTTTcttttgataatgaagctcgtggaTTTGGCAAAAGCAGTCAACATTTGGCTCTACGCCCTGGCTCTTCACTGCCCAGATGAAGATCCCCAACCTCACTAAGGCGTTCGGGGTCAACTGGTTAAGGCATATGTCAATTTTTTCCAGTACCTCTACTAGCATCTTATGAATTGGAAATCGGAGTCcgacctttaagaagcttcgaaacacaaccacttcatctttctcAGAAAGGGGGATAGTGTCTTATCCTCCAAGCCTCACAATCGAAGTATCACTAATATAATTGGTATTCTTCAATACCACGATATGCCCCTTCATGGTTGATTCGCCGAAAATAACATGGCTAGGTTTCGATGGTTGATCTTCGACGTCACCATTGTCCTCTTCAAAATCAAATTCTTTGCTATCGTCAGAATCATTAGACAATCCAGCCATGATTTCTTTAGTGACCATTTCGATTTTGGCCTTCTCCGCAACATTATAGTACGCCTCCAAGGCAAGGTCATCACTCTTTCCTTCTCCAACCATTTCACAAACTACGAAAATCGcaaagagcgaagatttgtcaaAAAAAAGTCTTCGAAGTAAGCTTCAGAGTGCGAGTGAATGGCAGCAGCAGGTTGACAAAAGTAAGAGAATGTCGTGTCTAATCACATGGAACTCGATTTGGTTTATAAGCAAAATGAGCGGGAattaaaaattcaaattttaatccACCTGCGAGTGGACCTCTCACGACAGGTCTTTTACGAAAGCGTACTTTAAAGAATTTGTTTTCGTtaacgagcttagggaaggtgttttcagaCCTTCGGTATGAGGCCTCCGTTTATTACACGGCCTGAGCTCGTTATGCAAAACGAAATACCGCGAGGGGCTAATGTTGGGTGTCCTCTTtggtcgaaggtcctcaaaatatTAATTCCAATTATTTCTGAGTATGTTTTAAGAGCAATGGGGTAAAATGCTGAAGGATACCTTCGTCTAGGGGATGATGTGTGGCTGTCGTGGTTACAAGGTCGAAGCAGCAAGCATCGGTTCAACAGAGCATGTACATGAGGAAGGAATCAGCGATAGCAAACCAAAGTCCTCGACTTGCTCAATAAGACTACGGAAGGAAAAGACGTTGATGCCCTTGTTCAAATTTATAGCTTATATGTATATGCTtgagggtatgattgtaattttgcTGAAGCTGTATCTCGTGATTATAAATAGAAGAATAGTACCATGCATTGGACACGCTTTTTGGTCGGAGTCGGAGTGAATCGTCTCTCTCTGCCTACGAAGCTACGGTCTTTCTCTTCACCTTCGCATTATTGAACGTAAAGCGAAGGTATTTTTGTAATCATTTGTTATACTGTAAGGAATGAAGCAAAGTAATAAAATGTCAAGATGAGTAACTCATTCCTCCTATGTTTAATGATTTATTCCTGTTGTTACTTCCTtcatgttgaaagggaaatgtacccttgggatatttctataagattttggtgattaagtgctccacacaaatgctttgagtaatatttgtgccaaagacttaagaagtgtaaatcaagagtaaaggtatgtttctaagacttagtacattgttttggagactaatgtattgtgtctaagtgctagaaacaggaaaagaccaatttggaaaagacttggctgagcagccaagattctgcgcagtctgggtgcaccggacagtgtccggtgcgccaggctggctctggcgaactggctgctctcgggtttcatcggcggcgtacgactataaatcaccggactgtccggtggtgcatcggactgtccggtgagccaacagtcggccgggccaacagtcggccgtgtaatccgcgcgcgacgcgtggcagagccaacggtcagaagggggcaccagacagtgttcggtgcgccaacggctctgaatctccaacggtcggcttcgccaaagaaggaaagaaatccgcaccggacagtgtccggtggtgcatcggactgtccggtgcgctaggcgacagaaggcaagaattgccttcctggaatgctctcaacggctcctagctgccttggggctataaaagggacccctaggcgcatggaggataacaccaagcattcctaagcaccaagactccaattccgcgcattcgattccttgtgatagcaactagagctccatttgagtagagaactctttgggttgtgttgtgagctcgagttgtgacttgtgtgcgtgtgtgtgctccgattttgtgtcttgtgtgcgttgctcatcccagccttacttccgtgcttttttgtgaacatcaaattgtaagggcgagaggctacaagttgtggagattcctcgcaagcgggatatagtgaaacaaagcaaaacaccgtggtattcaagtgggtctttggaccgcttgagaggggttgattgcaaccctcgtccgttgggacgccacaacgtggagtaggcaagtgttggacttggccgaaccacgggataatccactgtgtctatctgtgttgatcctcttgtggttatcgtgtcttgcaagaactcctctctagccacttggctttattgtgctaactcctaatcaagttttgtggcattaagtttcaagtttttataggatcacctattcacccccctctaggtgctctcacatgtcTCTCATATTCACCCTTTAACTAATCTCCAAAAAAGAGTTAAAGGGTGAAGCTTTAAAACTTATttatttgtgttgccttgcttTTGATATCCTCCAGGATTACAAAAACGAGTGACCAACACCTTGCCTTACGCCATTCTgcttttttgggggggggggggggctcaccgttAACTCGCCTTATCATCTTAATAACTATGGTACTAGCTGAGCTTCCCTGTTTATCTTCTTTATGCTAGATATAACTTTTTTGTACGTCTAAAATGAGGGGGCTCGTTTTTATGCTTTGCTGCAAAAGTTCCTTTGATTTGGAAAGACAGCTCAGTCGGAAGCTAGATTAGCCAAAAAATCGAATGACGGAAGTAAGATAAGGAATCAAGTAAGAATTGCATGCAGGAAGTAAGAACGAGATAAATCTTTGATTCTGGCGATGACAATGATCACTTGATCAGGGCTATGGGAACAGTCCAGTTAGGGTTAGAGTTTAGGACTTGGGTTAGGGGTTTGGTATGGGGATAGGGATTTGTGGATGCTCCAGGTGTTGGTGACACTCCAGTTAGGGTTAGGGATTCAGGTGATGGTTCAGGAGGAGGATGGGGATTAGGGTTTTGTTGTTACTGGGCCTAGAGTGAAGGTTGGGGATGGGGAGGTTGCCAGTTTGGCGATAGCTGGCAGCAGTGAGTACAGTGAAGCGGTGGCGCACCACCTGCAGTGGCAGAGGAGGTTGGATAGAAGATTTGGCTGCTGGGGAGGTTCACCGGTGTGGTTAAGGGAGGGCGGGAAATAGGAGCGAACGATGGTGTGTATGGGTAGTGGTGACACTGGAGGCCGTGCGCGCGGTGGTTGTGGATGGCGGATGATGGACACATACAATCATGTGATGGGCATGCTTGTGTTGATGGGCGGTAGTGGCAAGCCGGCAAGTGGGGAGAGGCGGAGGAAGGGATGAGACTGAGGCGAAGTTCGTTGATCCTATATATGTTTTGCGTTAGCATTATCTGGAGAGTGCTTTTTGCCTAGATGTTTTTTTTCCTCCTTTTAGTCACAGCTACTAGGAATGACCAACCACCTTACTTCTTAAGGGGTCTATCTCTGTAAGTATATTTACTTGTTATATGCCTATATCCCTGTTTGATATGTACCATCGTTTTTCTTACATGAGTAGCTTGGTAA is a genomic window of Zea mays cultivar B73 chromosome 5, Zm-B73-REFERENCE-NAM-5.0, whole genome shotgun sequence containing:
- the LOC103626014 gene encoding uncharacterized N-acetyltransferase YoaA, whose protein sequence is MRTRTPAWGRAAKLSSARVDHHTAMEPAADGDDVHGQRRDGGHHAPVVSLRALGLADADAFMAWASDDRVMRHLKRPLCATREQAVAQIRDTVLGHPWFRAVCFGDVPVGQVSVWPYADEGGRRANLGYALAHDQWGRGIAAAAVRMVVGTVFDDLPGLERLEAVTDVANVRSQRVLEKAGFHREGVLRRYIAGRRGSGARDAVIYSFLSSDDRA
- the LOC103626013 gene encoding protein CDC73 homolog isoform X3 → MDPLSVLRDYAGRNELDKIIFSGDEIHFGSDYTFPASTPTAFASKQSGRPYPLSAAVFLAQHHDLKHTDFIQAARLRRIPPVSLPDRKTFLDFLRFGHNSLPSADPLLPSAFQPQEPHLHPPSPPPEDPAATEEATTGKQIRALERPFKDRNSILDARGRDFLAVFHAAVRRQDEQLKGGGKDAAPSSRPNSGSVAAALAKPKVLDRSLGDGVVPIILVPSASQTLITIYNVKEFLEDGVFVPSEERMRATKGGKPESVTVQKKLIRTERAGGAGGAVSFEVRDKPASLKSDDWGRVVAVFVLGKEWQFKDWPFKDHVEIFNRGRSSKHRFNRACT
- the LOC103626013 gene encoding protein CDC73 homolog isoform X4; the encoded protein is MDPLSVLRDYAGRNELDKIIFSGDEIHFGSDYTFPASTPTAFASKQSGRPYPLSAAVFLAQHHDLKHTDFIQAARLRRIPPVSLPDRKTFLDFLRFGHNSLPSADPLLPSAFQPQEPHLHPPSPPPEDPAATEEATTGKQIRALERPFKDRNSILDARGRDFLAVFHAAVRRQDEQLKGGGKDAAPSSRPNSGSVAAALAKPKVLDRSLGDGVVPIILVPSASQTLITIYNVKEFLEDGVFVPSEERMRATKGGKPESVTVQKKLIRTERAGGAGGAVSFEVRDKPASLKSDDWGRVVAVFVLGKEWQFKDWPFKDHVEIFNRGKCTLGIFL
- the LOC103626013 gene encoding protein CDC73 homolog isoform X1; translated protein: MDPLSVLRDYAGRNELDKIIFSGDEIHFGSDYTFPASTPTAFASKQSGRPYPLSAAVFLAQHHDLKHTDFIQAARLRRIPPVSLPDRKTFLDFLRFGHNSLPSADPLLPSAFQPQEPHLHPPSPPPEDPAATEEATTGKQIRALERPFKDRNSILDARGRDFLAVFHAAVRRQDEQLKGGGKDAAPSSRPNSGSVAAALAKPKVLDRSLGDGVVPIILVPSASQTLITIYNVKEFLEDGVFVPSEERMRATKGGKPESVTVQKKLIRTERAGGAGGAVSFEVRDKPASLKSDDWGRVVAVFVLGKEWQFKDWPFKDHVEIFNRVIGFYVRFEDDSVEAAKVVKQWNVKIISISKNKRHQDRTAALEVWERLEEFMRART
- the LOC103626013 gene encoding protein CDC73 homolog isoform X2; amino-acid sequence: MDPLSVLRDYAGRNELDKIIFSGDEIHFGSDYTFPASTPTAFASKQSGRPYPLSAAVFLAQHHDLKHTDFIQAARLRRIPPVSLPDRKTFLDFLRFGHNSLPSADPLLPSAFQPQEPHLHPPSPPPEDPAATEEATTGKQIRALERPFKDRNSILDARGRDFLAVFHAAVRRQDEQLKGGGKDAAPSSRPNSGSVAAALAKPKVLDRSLGDGVVPIILVPSASQTLITIYNVKEFLEDGVFVPSEERMRATKGGKPESVTVQKKLIRTERAGGAGGAVSFEVRDKPASLKSDDWGRVVAVFVLGKEWQFKDWPFKDHVEIFNRGDDVWLSWLQGRSSKHRFNRACT